CCTCGGTTTCGCCGTCAAGCTGTCGCTGGCCAGCGTCTAGGGGGTTGGCATGACTCAGCTTGACGATGCTGCGGCCGCTTTCACGCGCATGAGCCTCCAGGAGCAGGAGGAGGCACTGGGAGCCCTCGGCGTGCCCAAGCGGCCCCCGAAGGGGCCCGCGGGGGCCTCCAAGGTCACCCCGTTCTCTGCCCTGGTCGGCACCCCGAGCAGGCGGAAGCGTCAGGCGCTCACGGTGAAGGCCGTGAGCGGCCCCGAGGGCCCCTGAAGCCCCAGCGGCTGCGCTGCCCCCTTGGCTCCGCCACGCCGGTTTACCCGACCACGCGAATATTGCCGTTGCCGCACAGGGCTCGTAACAGGATCTTGGTGAGAGGCCCTGGTCGGGCGTGACCGGTGTGACGATCCAGCCGTTCGTAACGCTGTGAGTACTCGGCCGTGGAACGTGGACGACGACTTGTGGGCACTCCTCTCAAGGTCATCACGACCGCGGCAAACGTCAACGACGTCACCCAGCCCCTCGCCCTGATCGACGGCGTCCCAGTCGTGGCCAAGTGGCCAGGCCGTCGCCCCGACTCTCTGCTCGGCGACAAGAGCTACGACTCCAACCCTCACCACGAGGAGCTGCGCAAACGCCGGACCCTGCCGGTCATCTCCCGCAAGGGCGCCCCGAACAGCAAGGGCCTGGGCAAGCTTCGCTATGTCGTCGAGCAGACCTTCGCCCTGCTCCATCAGTTCAAGCGTCTCGCCGTTCGCTGGGAACGCCGAACCGAACTCCATGACGCCTTCGTCTCATTGGCCTGCGGCCGCATCTGCCGGAGGCGGCTTCGCAAGCCCACGAACGGCTGACCGTTGCAGGTCGGCCGTGGCCCCAGCGGGCTGCTTCAGAGCGTTGGTACTCTCCGCGTCCAGGGCGATGCAGGGGGGATGATCGTGGGAGCAGAGTCATCGAGTCTTCCGCGCGGCCGGCTCGGTGGAATTGGCTCCGGTGCCCTCATTGGCGGGCTGACCGCAGTGGTGACCATTACTGCGACTGCACGGGCATGGACTGCTTGTGACATCGGCGTCAACGCAGCAGCCAACGGCATGACTTTGCTGTTTCTCACGCCTCTCATTTGGATCGCCGCCGCGGTTCCGTGGGTGATCCTGCACAACACCCTCGGAAGACGTCATCGCAGGACAGCCCTGATGGCAGGCCTCATCTTCACCTTGTGGTTCACATGGTTCCTTGTCACATGGCTCGGGATGCCGGACTCCTACCCCGCCCCGCTTTGCCCGGACAACGTCCCACCCTGGTGGCCGAGCTTGATCCCGGCATAACTCCGGCATGGTTGGTGAACAACCCTGGCACCAGCAGCGGCAACCCACTCAGCAGCGCCCCCGACCTGCCTCTTCACGCCAGCAAGATCGTGTTACGAGCCCTTACGGAGCTTCGCTCTACGGGCCTCTACGGCGTCCGCGTACCGGTCCAGGTTGCTAAGGGCTGTCCCGCAACTGCTGGTCACGGGTGAGATGATCTTGGTGTGGCTGGTGTGATCACGGCATCAGAGCCGTCTTGGATACGTCCGTTCACTGGACTGAGCCCGCGCTGCTTCGGCAAGTTGGTGACCGCGGTGAAGCGCGAGAGCGCAGCCGAACCACGGACGGGGCGTCCGTGGGGCCTGTCACTTGAGGACCGTATTCTGTTGGTCGCGGCCTACTGGCGCACCAACTTGACCACGCGCCAACTGGCCCCGTTGTTCGGGATTTCGAAGTCGGCTGCTGACCGGATCATCGACCGCATTGGCCCTCTGCTGGCCTTGCCGCACCGACGCCGGTTCGCGAGGGGCACTGTGCTGATCGTGGACGGGACGCTGGTGCCCACCCGCGATCACGCGGTGGCCGAGCAGTCGAAGAACTATCGGTACTCCACCAATCACCAGGTCGTCATCGATGCCGACACTCGCCTGGTCGTTGTGGTCGGACGGCCGCTGCCGGGCGACCGGAACGGCTGCAAGGCGTGGGAGGAATCGGGGGCAAAGACAGCCGTCGGCCGGACGACCGTGATAGCTGATGGCGGCTATCCAGGAACCGGATTGATCATGCTGCACCGCCGCACGCAGGGCGAGGAACTACCCGCCTGGAAGCGGGAGCACAACCGCCCACACAAGCAGGTCCGTGCACGAGTGGAGCACGTCTTTGCCCGGATGAAGACCTGGAAGATTCTCCGCGATTGCCGACTCAAGGGCGACGGCGTCCACCACGCCATGCGCGGCGTCGCCCACCTGCATAATCTCAACCTTGCTGGATAGGACCGTGGCCGTACTCAGGCAGGTCGCTCACCAGCGTCCGCCAGCGGAAGGCGCGGCATGTGCCGCGGCCACTGCGCGCCCCTGTTCCACCACAGCGGCCCGGAACGCTTCCAGAAGGACGCATCCGGGATACGTCCCAAACGCTCCATACTTCCAGCGGTAGTAGCACGACCAGTAGCTCACCACGCGCCGCTCCGTGCGCGCGAAGAAGGCCGGATTCCGAGCGATGAACTCCCCATAGAGGCGGCGCTGGGCCGAGCCCGGGACCGTGAGCCCGGGAAGCCCCCGGCCGATCGCCTCAAGGATCTCCAGCACGTATTCGCCGGCCAACTGCACCACGAACGGGACCACCCACGGCTCGCCCGACGCCACCATCTGCTCGAGGTGCCGCTGGCGGACCCAGCCATCGTGGTGTCGGGAGTACAGGCAGTGCAAAATCACCTGCTGGGTTTCGGCCAGGGGACGCCCCAAGTCGGCGCCGGGCTCCTCGTTGTAGATGCGCGACGGGATGGCGACGGTCTCGCCCTGCACCTCGACCTCGAAGGGCGTCATCGGCGCGAGCCTGGCCTCCGGCATGACCGCTAGGACACTCTGCACGTCACCGACAAGACGCGTCGGAAACGCGGCCACCAGGGCATGGGCGACGTTCGAAGGATCCCGAGGCAGCTGCACAACAGGAGGATAGGCGGCGAACCTCTCGGTCTCTCAACCGCCCGCCTCAACGTTGCGGGACAGCCCTTAGGGATCGGCGCACGGTCCCGGCGCTGACAGGGGGCGTATGCGTGTTGTAACCGTTGTCTTCGCGCGGAGTGCAGGCGTGTGGGCTAACTCCAGGTGCTGTCCATTCTGATCAACCGCTTCTTGATGTCATGCGGAATGATCAACTTTCCCAGTAGTTCCCCATCGTCCTGCCTTCCGAGCTCGAAGGTAATTCCAGAACTCAGTAGGTCCTTTTCCATGGCCTCTACGCCGCCGGTCTCCCAATGCTGCCTGTACGTTACGCCGGTGCTTTCGTAGATCCACCTATCCTTTGTGGAATCCGGGTCGATCTTCGTCAAGTCGTTCATGAGAGCAGCTAGCGTGCTCTCTGCTTTCTCGCGAATGAATCCGACCTTGTCGAACTTTCCACCGGGCTCCAGACCGGACATGTAGGAGGCGATGGACTCTTCTAGCCTCTTCCGCTCTCGCCTGTTCTCTTCGCCTCTCGCGTACTCGCGGCGGATCACCTCGAAATCCCCCAGCGCTTCGAAGACGGCCTGTGCCAGAGCCGAGTACACATGCTCAGGATCTAGTGTCACGAATCCCGGCTTCCGGCATTCGGGGCACCGCAGGTATCGGTACTCCTTCACTTCACCGGCGGAAAGTGTCTTGTAGCTGTTTGTCTCGTTAACGTTTCTTCCGCACCGGTGTTTCATGACGCCGAGGAACCTGGTCGGACGACGGTTCTTCTCATGGTGCCGCCTGTTCTTCGCGCGGGTGGCGAGTGCCGCTTGAACGCCTTCGAATTCCTCGCTAGTCAGGATCGGCTCATCGGTGACTCTGATTTCCTGGCCCTGCTTGTCCAGTACCGGCGTAGATTTGTAGGTAGTCGCCTTCACTCCGCCCTCGGTGCGAATCCCTTTGACGGCAGGGTTCCTGAGAATCCTGAGGACCTGCCGATTATTCCATTTCCGGTCGCTGTAGGTTGGAACCTTGGCTCTGTCCAGGACCTTGGAGATTCGGTTTGCCGGAACCCCTCGCATTGCAGCGTGGTACATGTAACGCACCGCTCGCGCTTGCTTGGGCTCCTGTACGAGGCGGAGTTTGCCGCCCACCCTGGCAGTCTTGTATCCGTACGATGGCTTGCCGATCCGCCATTGGTCCTGGTGCTTCGTGTATTCCCAGTGTGACGATACGCGAGTCTTGGTGTTGGCGGTTTCAATCTCTGCAACTGCCGCAATGAAAGTCACCATCGCCTGAGCCGCGGGGGATGACAGGTCCAGGGTGTCATTGAGGGAAATCAGATTCTTCCCGAATTTCTTGCACCACTTGATGACCTCATGTAGGTCAGAAATGCGCCTGATGAATCGGTCCAACTTCCAGAACAGAATCAGGTCGAACTCGGGGATGCGGTTGTTGAGCCAGTCCCCGAGTTCCTTCCGCTCCCAAGGTGCTTTCTTGGTTGCGGACACTCCAAGGTCCCTAGCCACACCGACAACTCTCACGCCCTCGCGGATGGCATGGCGACGGAGGTCAAGTTCCTGCCTGGCGGGGGAGGTTGTGTCCTCCGTGAGGATCGACAGACGTACCGACAGGAGGCCACGGGGCGCGTCCTCCGGTAAGGCGTCGTTCCTGGCCTGGAGGTCGGCCAGCTCTGCCAGTTCCTCAACGGTCCACTCGGGAGCGGTCTTGGTGGCGGTCATGGGCGGGAGCGTACCGGCAGTTTGATTTTGGAACGTTCTTCAGCAGTTCGTCGACCCCGCGTACGCCTACCCGGCGCTGTCGTTCGTCGTTCTCGGGGCGTTCGCGCAGGCGGCCAGCTTCCTGTATCTGAGCGCGCTGATATTCAGCGGGACCCGTCTCGCCGCGGCCTTCAGGCGCCGCAGGCGGCTGTCCGCGACGGCCACCTCGGCGGCCGGGGTGCTCTTCCTCGGTTTCGCCGTGAAACTGACACTGGCCAGCGCCTGACCGGCGGCCCGGTGGCTCAGGGCGCGGCGCGCAGTCCCGCGCCCGCCGCGTGCGCGGCCAGGCCCTCCGCCGTGTCGCCCGCCCACGCCAGGTAGCCGTCGGGGCGCACCAGGAGGAGCCCGGGGCCGTACCCCGCGGGCGCCGCTCCCGTCACCACCCGCACCGGTGCCCCGGCGAGGTCGGGGGCCGGGGTGTCCAGCGCCAGCAGGGTCCAGTGCG
The sequence above is a segment of the Streptomyces griseoviridis genome. Coding sequences within it:
- a CDS encoding transposase, with the translated sequence MGTPLKVITTAANVNDVTQPLALIDGVPVVAKWPGRRPDSLLGDKSYDSNPHHEELRKRRTLPVISRKGAPNSKGLGKLRYVVEQTFALLHQFKRLAVRWERRTELHDAFVSLACGRICRRRLRKPTNG
- a CDS encoding transposase → MAGVITASEPSWIRPFTGLSPRCFGKLVTAVKRESAAEPRTGRPWGLSLEDRILLVAAYWRTNLTTRQLAPLFGISKSAADRIIDRIGPLLALPHRRRFARGTVLIVDGTLVPTRDHAVAEQSKNYRYSTNHQVVIDADTRLVVVVGRPLPGDRNGCKAWEESGAKTAVGRTTVIADGGYPGTGLIMLHRRTQGEELPAWKREHNRPHKQVRARVEHVFARMKTWKILRDCRLKGDGVHHAMRGVAHLHNLNLAG
- a CDS encoding recombinase family protein; its protein translation is MTATKTAPEWTVEELAELADLQARNDALPEDAPRGLLSVRLSILTEDTTSPARQELDLRRHAIREGVRVVGVARDLGVSATKKAPWERKELGDWLNNRIPEFDLILFWKLDRFIRRISDLHEVIKWCKKFGKNLISLNDTLDLSSPAAQAMVTFIAAVAEIETANTKTRVSSHWEYTKHQDQWRIGKPSYGYKTARVGGKLRLVQEPKQARAVRYMYHAAMRGVPANRISKVLDRAKVPTYSDRKWNNRQVLRILRNPAVKGIRTEGGVKATTYKSTPVLDKQGQEIRVTDEPILTSEEFEGVQAALATRAKNRRHHEKNRRPTRFLGVMKHRCGRNVNETNSYKTLSAGEVKEYRYLRCPECRKPGFVTLDPEHVYSALAQAVFEALGDFEVIRREYARGEENRRERKRLEESIASYMSGLEPGGKFDKVGFIREKAESTLAALMNDLTKIDPDSTKDRWIYESTGVTYRQHWETGGVEAMEKDLLSSGITFELGRQDDGELLGKLIIPHDIKKRLIRMDSTWS